From Rutidosis leptorrhynchoides isolate AG116_Rl617_1_P2 chromosome 3, CSIRO_AGI_Rlap_v1, whole genome shotgun sequence, a single genomic window includes:
- the LOC139900803 gene encoding uncharacterized protein: protein MKVCYHKFYVGQEFSTTSEIKESVRQHAIETRRDLKPVKNDLKRVRVRCFGGGGGVANGKPVSPWTLHASQGRNHDTLIVKTLHEEHTCQQKRNLKQLSSTFISKQIGVILVADPDLKACAIQEIMTTKYELGVKKMASYKAKSKAKKGQYEGKLLTAVGVDPNNGIFPLAYAIVVAESSDSWRWFLKGLGDDLDLDSNSNYTFISDRQKGLIPAMARIYPQAEHRYCMRHIYENMRGQFKEPLIKDLVWKCATRTTREEFNETMEELKKSHFSSRSVCDMLLNNVCEIFKSKLVDERDKAVITCLEYVIAKSPSPLTPTTTRIFEKIKKATWNGGDRFQVMDDFLDKQVVDQRTKTCTCRKWELTGFPCKHAVASIWNMSDNSEYVGELEDWVNPVYKLKTWSEVYSFKVEQITGFVSWP from the exons ATGAAAGTGTGTTATCACAAGTTTTATGTTGGCCAAGAGTTTTCAACTACATCAGAAATCAAAGAGAGCGTAAGACAACATGCAATTGAAACAAGAAGGGATTTGAAACCAGTGAAGAATGATTTGAAAAGAGTAAGAGTTAGATGTTTTGGAGGAGGAGGAGGAGTAGCCAACGGCAAACCTGTATCTCCTTGGACTTTACATGCTTCACAAGGTAGAAATCATGACACATTGATTGTCAAGACCTTACATGAAGAACATACTTGTCAACAAAAGAGGAATCTTAAACAATTATCATCTACTTTTATATCCAAACAAATTGGTGTAATCCTAGTAGCTGATCCAGACCTTAAGGCATGTGCAATTCAAGAGATCATGACAACAAAATATGAATTAGGAGTGAAGAAGATGGCTTCATATAAGGCCAAGTCAAAAGCTAAGAAA GGCCAATATGAAGGAAAACTTTTGACTGCTGTTGGAGTAGATCCTAACAATGGTATATTTCCTTTAGCTTATGCTATTGTTGTGGCTGAATCAAGTGATTCTTGGAGATGGTTTTTGAAAGGTCTTGGTGATGAtttagatttggactcaaacagcAACTACACCTTCATATCAGATAGACAGAAG ggtttGATACCAGCAATGGCTAGGATATACCCACAAGCTGAGCATAGATACTGTATGAGACATATTTATGAAAATATGAGGGGTCAGTTTAAGGAACCACTGATTAAGGACTTGGTATGGAAATGTGCTACAAGGACAACCAGAGAAGAATTTAATGAAACAATGGAGGAGCTTAAAAA GTCACACTTTTCAAGTAGATCAGTATGTGATATGTTATTGAATAATGTGTGTGAGATCTTCAAAAGCAAGTTAGTGGATGAAAGAGACAAAGCAGTTATCACATGTTTAGAGTAT GTCATTGCTAAATCTCCTAGTCCATTGACACCTACAACCACTAGAATATTTGAAAAGATTAAGAAGGCTACTTGGAATGGGGGAGACAGGTTCCAAGTAATGGATGATTTTTTAGACAAACAAGTTGTTGACCAAAGAACAAAAACATGTACTTGTAGGAAATGGGAGTTGACTGGGTTTCCATGTAAGCATGCAGTTGCTAGTATTTGGAACATGTCAGATAATTCTGAATATGTTGGAGAACTTGAGGATTGGGTTAATCCAGTTTATAAGTTGAAAACATGGAGTGAGGTGTATTCATTCAAGGTTGAACAAATTACTGGATTTGTTTCATGGCCATAG